The following proteins come from a genomic window of Fusobacterium sp. DD2:
- the purC gene encoding phosphoribosylaminoimidazolesuccinocarboxamide synthase, whose product MAVEKKDFIYEGKAKQVYTTTDDNLVIIHYKDDATAGNGAKKGTIVNKGIMNNKITAMLFRMLEKNGIKTHLVEVLNDRDQLCQRVKIFPLEVIVRNVIAGSMAKRVGVPEGTKPCNTIFEICYKNDEYGDPLINDHHAVALGLATYEELAEIYKTTAKINDLLKAAFDKIGITLIDFKIEFGKNAKGEILLADEITPDTCRLWDKETGKKLDKDRFRRDLGGIEEAYIEVLKRLGAE is encoded by the coding sequence ATGGCAGTAGAAAAAAAAGATTTTATCTATGAAGGAAAAGCAAAACAAGTTTACACAACTACAGATGATAATTTAGTAATTATTCACTACAAAGATGATGCAACAGCTGGAAATGGAGCAAAAAAAGGAACAATAGTAAATAAAGGAATAATGAACAACAAAATTACTGCAATGCTATTTAGAATGCTTGAAAAAAATGGAATTAAAACTCACTTAGTAGAAGTATTAAATGACAGAGATCAATTATGTCAAAGAGTTAAAATATTCCCTCTTGAAGTAATAGTTAGAAACGTTATTGCAGGATCAATGGCAAAAAGAGTCGGAGTGCCTGAAGGAACAAAACCTTGTAACACAATATTTGAAATTTGCTACAAAAATGATGAATATGGAGATCCATTAATTAATGACCACCATGCTGTAGCACTTGGACTTGCTACTTATGAAGAATTAGCTGAAATATATAAAACTACAGCTAAAATAAATGATCTTTTAAAAGCTGCATTTGATAAAATTGGAATCACTTTAATAGACTTCAAAATTGAATTTGGTAAAAATGCTAAAGGGGAAATTCTTCTAGCTGATGAAATCACTCCAGATACTTGTAGATTATGGGATAAAGAAACAGGTAAAAAACTAGATAAAGATAGATTTAGAAGAGACCTAGGAGGAATAGAAGAAGCATACATCGAAGTACTAAAGAGATTGGGGGCTGAATAA
- the purE gene encoding 5-(carboxyamino)imidazole ribonucleotide mutase: protein MKVAIIFGSKSDTEKMRGAAKCLKEFGVEYSAHVLSAHRVPEKLEETLADLEKNGCEVIIAGAGLAAHLPGVIASKTILPVVGVPIEAAFNGLDALFSIVQMPKSIPVATVGLNNSYNAGMVAVEMLSLKYPELKEKLKKFRKEMKEKFIAENGSGVEL, encoded by the coding sequence ATGAAAGTAGCAATTATCTTTGGAAGTAAGTCAGACACAGAAAAGATGCGTGGAGCTGCTAAATGTTTAAAGGAATTTGGAGTTGAATATAGTGCTCATGTATTATCAGCTCATAGAGTTCCAGAAAAGCTTGAAGAAACATTAGCAGATTTAGAGAAGAACGGTTGTGAAGTAATTATAGCTGGAGCAGGACTTGCAGCACATTTGCCTGGTGTGATAGCATCAAAAACTATACTGCCTGTGGTAGGTGTACCAATAGAAGCTGCTTTTAATGGACTGGATGCACTATTTTCAATAGTTCAAATGCCTAAATCAATTCCAGTTGCAACAGTAGGACTAAATAATTCATATAATGCTGGAATGGTTGCAGTGGAGATGCTTTCATTGAAATATCCTGAATTAAAAGAAAAATTAAAAAAATTCAGAAAAGAAATGAAAGAGAAATTTATAGCTGAAAATGGTTCGGGAGTAGAGTTATAG